The Gemmata palustris genome includes a region encoding these proteins:
- a CDS encoding YgiQ family radical SAM protein: MSTTQSRISLPVWQERFAAPFAPTTAAEMAARGWDFVDVVFVTGDAYVDHPSFAMAILHRVLERAGFRVAILSQPEWKTCEPWRQFGRPRLFFAISAGNMDSLINHYTANKKVRNDDAYSPGGKIGLRPDRATLPYCQRAREAFPGVPVIAGGVEASLRRLAHYDYWSDSVKRSILLDSKADLVVYGMGEQSILTIAQKLKAGGTLRDLRAMRGVAYAMGAKESEAWMAQQQAADGADGAALSIIPSFEQVRDDKWAFAEATRLIHTNTNPFNAATLVQFHDRQAVVQNPPALPLSQQEIDAVYDLPYNRRPHPSYKESVPAHEMIKDSVTILRGCFGGCTFCSITAHQGRIIQSRSSESVMKEVQKLAADPDFKGIISDIGGATANMYTMRCSRPEVEAKCKRLSCVHPGVCKLLGTDHGPLIDLMREVRNVDGVRKVLVSSGIRMDLAQLSPEYVRELAEHHTGGRLKVAPEHASPKVLELMKKPSIDNFGVFADQFRQASADAGKPKQQIIPYFIASHPGCDLDEMIDLALYLKQNGYRPDQVQDFIPAPFDIATCMYYAGLDPFTKKPVNTARNLNDRKLQRALMQFFKPENYFEVREALIKAGRADLIGGCDGLIPAQPPKEAIESRRKQANAAARNDHYHSVANPAKGEQPGERPVPPQVKNKGYRPGRNSASRKNRGPGKPPPK, from the coding sequence ATGTCCACCACCCAGAGTCGCATCTCCCTTCCGGTTTGGCAAGAGCGGTTCGCCGCGCCGTTCGCGCCGACCACGGCCGCGGAAATGGCCGCGCGCGGGTGGGACTTCGTGGACGTCGTGTTCGTCACGGGGGACGCTTACGTCGATCACCCCAGTTTCGCGATGGCGATCCTGCACCGGGTACTGGAACGGGCAGGCTTCCGCGTGGCGATCCTGAGCCAGCCCGAGTGGAAGACGTGCGAGCCGTGGCGCCAGTTCGGGCGCCCGCGCCTGTTCTTCGCGATCAGCGCGGGGAACATGGACTCGCTCATCAACCACTACACCGCGAACAAGAAGGTCCGCAACGACGATGCGTATTCGCCGGGCGGCAAGATCGGGCTGCGCCCGGACCGCGCCACGCTGCCCTACTGCCAGCGCGCCCGCGAAGCGTTCCCGGGCGTGCCGGTGATCGCGGGCGGCGTGGAGGCGTCGCTCCGGCGCCTCGCGCACTACGACTACTGGTCCGATTCGGTGAAGCGCTCGATCCTGCTCGACTCGAAGGCCGACCTCGTCGTGTACGGCATGGGCGAGCAGAGCATTCTCACGATCGCGCAGAAGCTGAAAGCGGGCGGGACGCTGCGTGACCTCCGGGCGATGCGCGGCGTCGCCTACGCGATGGGCGCGAAGGAGTCCGAGGCGTGGATGGCCCAACAGCAGGCCGCCGACGGCGCGGACGGCGCGGCCCTCAGCATTATTCCGTCTTTCGAGCAGGTTCGGGACGACAAATGGGCCTTCGCCGAAGCGACGCGGCTCATCCATACGAACACGAACCCGTTCAACGCGGCCACGCTGGTGCAGTTCCACGACCGGCAGGCGGTGGTGCAGAACCCGCCCGCACTACCGCTCTCGCAGCAGGAAATCGACGCGGTGTACGACCTGCCGTATAACCGCCGCCCGCACCCGAGTTACAAGGAATCGGTCCCCGCGCACGAGATGATTAAGGACTCGGTGACGATCCTGCGGGGGTGCTTCGGCGGCTGCACGTTCTGTTCGATCACGGCGCACCAGGGCCGCATCATCCAGAGCCGGTCGTCCGAAAGCGTAATGAAGGAAGTCCAAAAGCTCGCGGCCGACCCCGACTTCAAGGGGATCATTTCGGACATCGGCGGCGCGACCGCGAACATGTACACGATGCGGTGCTCGCGCCCCGAAGTCGAAGCGAAGTGCAAGCGCCTCTCGTGCGTTCACCCGGGCGTGTGCAAGCTGCTCGGCACCGACCACGGGCCACTCATCGACCTGATGCGCGAGGTGCGCAACGTCGACGGCGTGCGCAAGGTGCTGGTGTCATCGGGCATCCGCATGGACCTCGCGCAGCTCTCACCCGAGTACGTGCGGGAACTCGCGGAGCACCACACGGGCGGGCGCCTGAAGGTGGCCCCCGAACACGCCAGCCCCAAAGTTCTGGAGCTGATGAAGAAGCCGAGCATTGATAACTTCGGCGTCTTCGCCGACCAGTTCCGGCAAGCGAGCGCGGACGCGGGCAAGCCGAAACAGCAGATCATCCCTTACTTCATCGCGAGCCACCCGGGGTGCGATCTCGATGAGATGATTGATCTCGCGCTCTACCTCAAGCAGAACGGTTACCGCCCCGACCAGGTGCAGGATTTTATCCCGGCCCCCTTCGATATCGCGACGTGCATGTACTACGCGGGGCTCGATCCGTTCACGAAGAAGCCCGTGAACACCGCGCGGAACCTGAACGACCGCAAGCTCCAGCGCGCACTGATGCAGTTCTTCAAGCCCGAGAACTACTTCGAGGTTCGCGAGGCCCTCATCAAGGCCGGGCGCGCCGACCTGATCGGAGGCTGCGACGGCCTGATCCCGGCGCAACCACCCAAAGAGGCCATCGAATCACGCCGCAAGCAAGCGAACGCGGCCGCGCGCAACGACCACTATCACTCCGTCGCCAACCCCGCCAAGGGCGAGCAACCGGGAGAACGGCCGGTCCCGCCCCAGGTCAAAAACAAGGGTTACCGGCCCGGACGCAACTCGGCTTCGCGCAAGAACCGAGGACCGGGTAAGCCCCCACCCAAGTAG
- a CDS encoding NUDIX hydrolase produces the protein MPIWVRQAAAIPVRDGRVCLVTSSSGRRWVVPKGQIDPGHTAGEAALVEAWEEAGLVGALDTEPLGSYAYEKLGRELHVLVYRMTVTEARDEWPERDLRVRAWVTLDEALDRIEEPGLRDLLRLSFHLKHPIRPVLATA, from the coding sequence ATGCCGATCTGGGTGCGACAGGCCGCGGCGATCCCGGTGCGCGACGGCCGCGTGTGTTTGGTCACATCCAGTAGCGGGCGCCGGTGGGTCGTCCCGAAGGGCCAGATCGACCCGGGCCACACCGCCGGCGAAGCGGCCCTCGTTGAGGCGTGGGAAGAAGCCGGTCTCGTCGGGGCGCTCGACACCGAGCCGCTCGGTTCTTACGCCTACGAGAAACTCGGGCGCGAGCTGCACGTTCTGGTCTACCGAATGACGGTCACCGAGGCGCGCGACGAGTGGCCCGAGCGCGACCTGCGCGTGCGGGCCTGGGTTACGCTCGACGAGGCCCTCGACCGGATCGAGGAGCCGGGGCTGCGCGATCTGCTCCGGCTCTCCTTTCATCTGAAGCACCCGATTCGGCCCGTTCTCGCGACCGCGTAA